From one Plantibacter flavus genomic stretch:
- a CDS encoding alpha-N-arabinofuranosidase: MDSTATVTVDLDRPGPTISRHVYGHFAEHLGRGIYDGFWVGEDSPVPNIGGIRLDVVEALRELRIPNLRWPGGCFADRYHWTSGIGPREDRPKLVNTQWGGTSETNAFGTHEFMELCELLGADAYVSGNLGSGTVQEMADWIEYLTGAGETPMAELRRANGREEPWDVPFWGLGNEPWGCGGNLRAGAYADLARRFGTFCESGGKVPLYRVAAGADGFDVAWTKTLMEVVADVATHPFSATPWEAVSVHYYTIGGSWKAKGSATGFDAAEYWSTITAAQGVEQLLSSHAAVMDVYDPEERFGMVLDEWGTWWDVEPGTHPGHLFQQNTIRDAMVAAWHFDVFHRFAGRLRMANIAQTVNVLQAMLLTDPDGGEMVRTPTFHVFEMNSPHQDATSLPTHVVGPVRDADAAHAGGIPTVSASASVKDGVLQCSLTNVDLDAPLVIEVDVRGGSVVEPHGRLLTAARPDAHNRPGETDAVSPRPLTGLDVTPTGLRVTLPPHSFATITAQVVAP, encoded by the coding sequence ATGGACTCCACTGCGACCGTCACCGTCGACCTCGACCGGCCAGGACCCACGATCAGCCGACACGTCTACGGCCACTTCGCGGAACACCTCGGACGCGGCATCTACGACGGCTTCTGGGTCGGCGAGGACTCGCCCGTGCCGAACATCGGCGGCATCCGGCTCGACGTCGTGGAGGCGCTCCGCGAACTGCGCATCCCGAACCTCCGCTGGCCGGGCGGCTGCTTCGCGGACCGCTACCACTGGACGAGCGGCATCGGACCTCGCGAGGACCGCCCGAAGCTCGTCAACACGCAATGGGGCGGGACGAGCGAGACCAACGCGTTCGGCACCCACGAGTTCATGGAGCTGTGCGAGCTCCTCGGTGCCGACGCCTACGTCTCGGGCAACCTCGGTTCAGGCACGGTGCAGGAGATGGCCGACTGGATCGAGTACCTGACCGGTGCCGGGGAGACCCCGATGGCCGAGTTGCGTCGCGCGAACGGCCGGGAGGAGCCCTGGGACGTCCCGTTCTGGGGGCTGGGAAACGAGCCCTGGGGGTGCGGTGGCAACCTGCGGGCCGGCGCGTACGCGGACCTGGCACGCCGATTCGGTACCTTCTGCGAGAGCGGCGGGAAGGTCCCGCTCTACCGGGTCGCCGCCGGCGCCGACGGGTTCGACGTGGCCTGGACCAAGACGCTGATGGAGGTCGTCGCCGACGTGGCCACCCACCCGTTCTCGGCGACCCCCTGGGAAGCCGTCTCGGTGCATTACTACACGATCGGCGGCAGCTGGAAGGCGAAGGGCAGCGCGACCGGGTTCGACGCCGCGGAGTACTGGAGCACGATCACCGCAGCACAGGGCGTCGAGCAGCTGCTGTCGTCGCACGCCGCCGTCATGGACGTGTACGACCCGGAGGAACGGTTCGGCATGGTGCTCGACGAGTGGGGCACCTGGTGGGACGTCGAGCCGGGCACGCACCCCGGGCATCTGTTCCAGCAGAACACCATCCGCGACGCCATGGTCGCCGCCTGGCACTTCGACGTGTTCCACCGATTCGCGGGCCGGCTGCGCATGGCCAACATCGCGCAGACGGTCAACGTCCTGCAGGCGATGCTCCTGACCGATCCCGACGGCGGCGAGATGGTCCGGACGCCCACCTTCCACGTCTTCGAGATGAACAGCCCGCACCAGGACGCCACGTCCCTCCCGACGCACGTGGTCGGGCCGGTCCGCGACGCCGACGCCGCACACGCGGGTGGCATCCCGACCGTCTCCGCCTCGGCGAGCGTCAAGGACGGCGTCCTCCAATGCTCGTTGACGAACGTCGACCTCGATGCTCCACTCGTCATCGAGGTCGACGTCCGTGGCGGGTCCGTGGTCGAGCCGCACGGCCGGCTGCTCACCGCTGCGCGGCCCGACGCCCACAACCGTCCCGGTGAGACCGACGCCGTGTCACCGCGACCGCTCACGGGTCTCGACGTCACACCGACGGGTCTTCGCGTCACGCTCCCACCGCACTCGTTCGCAACCATCACGGCTCAGGTCGTCGC